One genomic segment of Gopherus flavomarginatus isolate rGopFla2 chromosome 11, rGopFla2.mat.asm, whole genome shotgun sequence includes these proteins:
- the LOC127030831 gene encoding olfactory receptor 4D1-like: protein MDPQNLTTTVTEFVLLGLTQNHQLKYFLFIFFLIVYIATWLGNFIIIISVIADHRLHTPMYFLLANLAFMDVSESSVSAPNLLSGLLSKRKTVSFNECILQMFFFHLIGGAIVFFLVVMAIDRYVVIYKSLRYLTILNRGVCVGLVALSWLGGLAHSAVQIGLLIQLPFCGPNILDNFYCDVPQVIKLACADTHVVELQMVFNGGVLLIIQLICLLISYTIILLKIRTHVTEGKRKALSTCGAQIIMVCLLFIPSIFIYARPFKEFILDKVASIFFTVITQMLNPIVYTLRNTEMKKAIRRLMNRIFISGRELKASFVFE, encoded by the coding sequence ATGGATCCGCAGAACCTCACCACCACAGTGACTGAATTTGTTCTCTTGGGCCTCACTCAGAATCATCAGTTGAAATATTTTCTCTTCATATTCTTCCTCATAGTGTACATAGCCACCTGGCTGGGaaacttcatcatcatcatctcagtGATCGCCGACCACCGactccacacccccatgtacttcttgcTGGCCAACCTAGCTTTCATGGATGTCAGTGAATCATCAGTGAGTGCTCCcaacttgctgtctggtctcctCTCCAAGCGTAAAACAGTCTCCTTCAATGAGTGCATCCTCCAGATGTTCTTTTTCCATTTGATCGGGGGCGCGATCGTGTTTTTTCTTGTGGTGATGGCGATAGATCGGTACGTGGTCATATATAAATCACTAAGATACCTCACTATCTtgaacaggggtgtgtgtgtggggctggtggcacTGTCATGGCTGGGTGGGTTGGCTCACTCTGCTGTTCAGATTGGATTGCTCATCCAGCTACCCTTCTGTGGGCCAAACATTCTGGACAATTTCTACTGTGATGTCCCACAGGTCATCAAACTGGCTTGTGCTGATACCCATGTAGTCGAACTGCAGATGGTCTTCAATGGTGGAGTGCTCCTCATCATACAATTAATTTGTCTGCTAATTTCCTACACCATCATCTTACTCAAGATCAGGACACATGTCACAGAAGGGAAGCGCAAGGCTCTGTCCACCTGTGGAGCCCAGATTATCATGGTCTGTTTACTGTTCATACCCAGCATCTTCATCTATGCTCGGCCCTTCAAGGAGTTCATCCTGGACAAAGTGGCCTCCATCTTTTTTACTGTAATCACCCAGATGCTGAACCCAATTGTCTACACACTGAGAAACACTGAGATGAAAAAAGCCATCAGGAGACTGATGAACAGAATCTTCATCTCAGGGAGAGAACTAAAGGCATCGTTTGTCTTTGAATGA